The following proteins are encoded in a genomic region of Cryptococcus gattii WM276 chromosome I, complete sequence:
- a CDS encoding mitochondrial import receptor subunit tom22, putative (Similar to TIGR gene model, INSD accession AAW46041.1) yields MVVVVEEVRDEAAEEVVLQEGENESDFETDSEVSSTISDDDDFNLADESLYDRVAALKDIVPPQTRSSLYNKYKSTTGWAWWGIQSAGSLAWLVSTSALLVGLPLALAIEDEARVVAQEKEMQMQSAGQQQMLGAPQGQQPQGVLPPGF; encoded by the exons ATGGTTGTCGTTGTTGAAGAAGTCCGTGACGAAGCCGCCGAGGAAGTTGTCCTTCAGGAAGGCGAGAACGAATCCGATTTCGAGACCGACTCTGAAGTCTCCTCGACTATCTCAGACGATGACGACTTTAACCTCGCCGACGAATCCCTCTACGACCGGGTCGCAGCTCTCAAAGACATAGTCCCTCCCCAGACCCGCTCAAGCCTGTACAACAAGTACAAGTCAACAACCGGCTGGGCTTGGTGGGGTATTCAGAGCGCCGGCTCTCTTGCCTGGTTGGTGAGCACCAGTGCTCTTTTGGTTGGTTTGCCTTTGGCTCTTGCCATTGAGGACGAGGCCAGAGTTGTTGCTcaggagaaggagatgcAGATGCAGAGTGCTGGTCAGCAGCAG ATGCTCGGTGCCCCTCAGGGCCAGCAACCCCAAGGCGTTCTTCCCCCCGGGTTCTAA
- a CDS encoding uncharacterized protein (Similar to TIGR gene model, INSD accession AAW46039.1): MSAVISPSTVPLSVKSSTYSHRTLSPIPASQTAIMSGGYPNGDLIPNGTKIHVDARDGTNVALALDLDARRSPADLVVDDEMPPVVNELKDAAAIPIDPALRFESEEEQDESMAEVVIGQKRKAEDELEEEEEREEIDEQEADTANQQENNVLQEETQDEPVGELVLGVEAIEGSEGGQPESETAAMEEADVAEKEDKPQTAKRAPRKRRKWLKKGEVDPDDPIAVARQQARHRLIDDAIASLDQQEKDLLDGSHPQLLWLWQELERRKEAQYLWAEAREQADEDQLLKMCDHWKRCARFNFHVRLEEIADQITHANRQKMARLTAERIALRRNPDALPNLRAGRGGGGWAIADKHLLSAGEQALEPIEVDGQVRQRRAIARGIQSLSQTDIQSDLLKMGLQRPPAPRSPSPPPRRPSPVYPMYNNGRSQSNKRPSQASAWQQPKEHYQQPPPPPLPPSSQAVPGMWDRPNSMYHPSMPLPPPQPTTYDARAARDYEAGMRRDRMNPPPTSSVPYASRAESAPRYHFWQPSSGPISKSNGAPSMSYFPSYPRTAPPTGPPPGIGLPPPRL; encoded by the exons ATGTCCGCTGTGATATCCCCTTCGACAGTGCCACTCTCAGTTAAATCGTCGACATACTCGCATCGCACACTCTCGCCCATCCCTGCTTCGCAGACAGCTATTATGTCTGGGGGATATCCCAACGGGGATTTAATACCCAACGGAACCAAGATTCACGTAGACGCTAGGGATGGAACCAATGTTGCTTTGGCGCTCGACCTCGATGCTCGCCGAAGTCCCGCGGATCTGGTGgttgatgatgagatgCCACCGGTCGTTAACGAGCTCAAGGATGCCGCTGCAATTCCTATCGATCCTGCTCTTCGATTTGAAAGCGAAGAGGAACAAGACGAATCTATGGCCGAGGTCGTTATTGGACAAAAGAGAAAGGCGGAGGATGAActtgaagaggaggaagagagggaagaaatAGATGAACAAGAAGCAGACACTGCGAATCAGCAAGAGAATAATGTTCTGCAAGAGGAGACTCAGGACGAGCCTGTCGGAGAGTTGGTTCTGGGCGTTGAGGCCATTGAGGGGAGTGAAGGGGGCCAACCAGAGAGTGAGACTGCTGCCATGGAAGAGGCAGACGTGGCTGAAAAAGAGGATAAGCCTCAAACTGCAAAACGGGCGCCtaggaagagaagaaaatggTTAAAAAAGGGTGAAG TTGATCCGGATGATCCCATTGCTGTTGCTAGACAACAAGCCAGACATAGACTGATCGACGA TGCAATCGCAAGTCTTGATCAACAAGAAAAAGACTTATTGGATGGCTCCCATCCACAACTTCTGTGGCTTTGGCAGGAGTTGGAAAGACGGAAGGAGGCCCAGTACCTTTGGGCCGAAGCGCGAGAGCAAGCGGATGAAGATCAGTTGTTGAAAATGTGCGATCATTGGAAAAGATGCGCCAGGTTCAACTTCCAT GTGAGGCTGGAAGAAATTGCTGACCAGATAACCCATGCCAACCGACAAAAGATGGCACGTCTCACGGCCGAAAGAATTGCCCTTCGGCGGAATCCCGACGCATTACCCAATCTCAGAGCGGGTCGTGGAGGAGGTGGTTGGGCCATAGCAGACAAACACCTTCTTTCCGCAGGAGAGCAAGCCCTTGAACCTATCGAAGTTGACGGCCAAGTCAGACAGCGACGAGCTATTGCCCGAGGTATCCAGTCTCTCAGTCAGACTGATATACAGTCCGATCTTTTAAAAATGGGCCTCCAACGACCTCCTGCCCCCCGATCACCTTCACCACCTCCTCGTCGACCATCCCCTGTGTATCCAATGTACAACAATGGTCGATCGCAGTCAAACAAGCGACCTTCACAAGCATCAGCTTGGCAGCAACCCAAAGAACATTACCAGcaacctccaccaccaccattACCCCCTTCCTCTCAAGCTGTCCCAGGTATGTGGGATCGACCCAATTCCATGTACCACCCTTCTATGCCACTGCCTCCACCGCAGCCTACAACGTATGACGCTCGTGCTGCACGTGATTACGAGGCTGGAATGAGAAGAGATAGGATGAATCCGCCACCAACTTCTTCCGTGCCGTATGCCTCCAGGGCAGAGTCTGCACCGAGATACCATTTTTGGCAACCCAGCTCTGGTCCTATTTCCAAAAGTAATGGAGCTCCATCTATGAGCTACTTCCCTTCGTACCCTCGCACTGCTCCTCCGACAGGTCCTCCACCAGGCATAGGCTTGCCTCCTCCCCGATTATGA
- a CDS encoding transcriptional regulatory protein, putative (Similar to TIGR gene model, INSD accession AAW46038.1) gives MVSSDAPPEGGLTSNSLASGSMQPPAVPTRRTSAAESGKAGGKADKGDKEKSGRQSFSCAECRRLKLKCSREWPCTSCEKRGCAQICPSGEMRTGKGKRLILADTAELHERISLLEVALSQSHAKTSSTPHPLLKSPYLFCPREPRSYGRNNFKSNGSGSGSGAEDELLQGAFGTLTIGKEGQATFVGSFAGSEYLREEGSGDELVEPETGPNVVGGENAHGHNATGQRQKALAAPPATAEDRWSRNEPDSNLPRLGLYSSLFGGGKVKHDLEKLRDELPDYDSEGKALVMSYWENVNWQYQPIPRAMFENDHILNAYDTESPPNAHKLACVFLVMALGSMFDLNRPPFHSRGEQLFILGRACISVAGIEQASPATVQAMHLMGTYILNDKHGNGGEVFWPILGTAVKIALSLGLHRDGEHYGLSQYEVEERRQVWWEVVSYDRLQALCFGRLTQLNVIRPCSTSYKWSDTKIPEVLELIGDETGFHRAKYMLMNLMERVIDVQTQVVPVSLTVVSQLDSDLREYKKNLPELLMPNVAISDLPLDPNVHPHLVIHRFGIRLQIAQMRLLLNRPLFARALKDAPGDPSHSKFGSSFVALFENAQEIIHLVKALVIYHPSLVARWWFFWFHAFSSAVCLAAIAIRAPQCAFASPSFHAMSIVCDISAAAREGCRAKKGLPILLRLRKRAHEALIAASRTKIKVAADGSGEEDDLSHLVGSAKLRRVQAPLRRRSVSSSNGTGVAVGTGMRGGVDGTPSPSSGGSIVTASTLVDNGLYEGVVPAFSGNQTTPSMGNCYPASSYSLMASSWGSEDCLNGYISNNLVSRSVVDPGAGTSRNTWPNVSNSSPSTNIPVSPEYEGQMGVDMDISMALGMNMGMGMGGGLGMPGQDIQGDEGGGQMGHQDGMAGQGAEYQDGDMFGFNFEAFINQMGGQA, from the exons AGCTGTGCTGAATGTCGACG GCTGAAATTGAAATGTTCAAGGGAATGGCCTTGTACGTCTT GCGAGAAGAGAGGGTGTGCCCAGATCTGTCCTAGCGGGGAGATGAGGACTGGTAAGGGCAAAAG ACTCATTCTGGCTGATACGGCCGAG TTACATGAACGGATCTCTCTCCTCGAAGTTGCCCTTTCCCAATCTCACGCCAAAACCAGTTCAACCCCACATCCCCTCCTTAAATCCCCTTACCTTTTCTGCCCCCGCGAACCTCGTTCATACGGCCGTAACAATTTCAAATCTAATGGTTCCGGTAGCGGGTCAGGGGCGGAGGATGAACTTCTCCAAGGGGCCTTTGGCACATTGACTATAGGTAAAGAAGGACAAGCGACGTTCGTGGGTAGTTTTGCGGGGAGTGAGTAtttgagagaagaagggtcGGGCGATGAGTTGGTTGAGCCCGAAACGGGTCCGAATGTGGTTGGGGGAGAGAACGCCCACGGGCATAATGCGACGGGTCAGAGGCAAAAGGCGTTGGCTGCCCCGCCTGCGACGGCCGAAGATCGATGGTCTCGGAACGAGCCAGATAGTAATCTCCCTAGGCTAGGATTATATTCGTCCTTGTTTGGGGGTGGGAAAGTCAAGCATGACTTGGAAAAGTTGAGGGACGAGTTGCCTGATTATGATAGCGAAGGGAAAGCGTTGGTAATGAGTTACTGGGAGAATGTGAACTGGCA ATACCAACCTATTCCGAGGGCGATGTTTGAGAATGACCACATTCTCAACGCTTACGACACTGAATCGCCACCGAACGCACATAAACTGGCCTGTGTATTCCTTGTCATGGCACTGGGATCAATGTTCGACCTCAATCGGCCTCCGT TCCACTCGAGAGGAGAGCAACTTTTCATTTTGGGCCGGGCATGTATCAGCGTGGCGGGCATCGAGCAGGCTAGTCCTGCAACCGTGCAGGCTATGCACTTGATGGGTACGTACATCCTCAATGATAAAC ATGGAAATGGTGGTGAAGTGTTTTGGCCAATTCTCGGCACTGCCGTCAAAATTGCTCTGAGT CTCGGCCTTCATCGTGACGGAGAACACTATGGGCTGTCTCAGTACGAAGTTGAAGAACGACGTCAAGTGTGGTGGGAAGTTGTATCGTACGACAGGTTGCAAGCTCTTTGCTTTGGTCG GCTCACACAGCTAAATGTAATCAGACCTTGTTCGACAAGTTACAAATGGTCGGATACAAAAATTCCAGAAGTGCTTGAACTTATCGGAGATGAAACTGGAT TCCATCGCGCAAAATATATGTTAATGAACCTGATGGAACGGGTTATCGACGTT CAAACACAAGTGGTCCCTGTATCCTTGACAGTAGTCTCTCAACTGGACTCTGACCTTCGAGAAT ACAAGAAGAATCTTCCGGAACTTCTTATGCCAAACGTCGCCATCTCTGACCTCCCACTTGACCCGAACGTCCACCCCCATCTCGTCATCCATCGTTTTGGCATCCGTCTTCAAATCGCCCAGATGCGGCTTTTACTCAATCGACCCCTCTTCGCACGGGCCCTGAAAGACGCGCCTGGAGACCCTTCACACTCTAAATTCGGGTCGAGCTTTGTTGCATTGTTTGAGAATGCACAAGAGATTATACATCTCGTCAAAGCGCTGGTGATTTACCACCCATCTTTGGTGGCTAGGTGGTGGTTCTTTTGGTTCCATGCGTTTTCATCTGCTGTTTGCCT TGCCGCTATTGCCATCCGAGCTCCGCAGTGTGCCTTTGCCAGCCCTTCATTCCACGCCATGTCCATTGTTTGCGACATCTCCGCCGCCGCACGGGAAGGATGTCGTGCCAAAAAGGGTCTTCCTATCCTCTTACGCCTTCGTAAACGTGCACACGAAGCGCTCATCGCCGCATCCCGCACCAAAATCAAGGTTGCCGCAGATGGTTCTGGTGAGGAGGACGATTTGAGCCATCTCGTAGGATCAGCCAAGCTGAGACGAGTGCAAGCTCCGTTAAGAAGGCGGTCCGTGTCGAGCTCGAACGGAACGGGCGTTGCAGTAGGGACCGGAATGAGGGGAGGCGTGGATGGTACTCCATCACCCAGTTCAGGAGGTTCGATTGTGACCGCGTCGACATTGGTGGACAATGGTTTATACGAAGGGGTTGTTCCTGCATTCTCTGGGAACCAAACAACTCCTTCGATGGGTAACTGCTACCCAGCCAGCTCGTATTCACTCATGGCATCCTCCTGGGGGTCTGAAGATTGCTTGAATGGATATATTTCCAACAATCTCGTCTCTCGCTCTGTTGTTGATCCGGGAGCTGGAACAAGCAGGAATACATGGCCGAATGTATCCAACTCTTCTCCATCGACCAATATTCCGGTCAGTCCAGAGTACGAAGGGCAAATGGGAGTGGATATGGATATATCCATGGCCCTGGGCATGAATATGGGCATGGGGATGGGAGGGGGTTTGGGTATGCCTGGCCAGGATATCCAAGGTGACGAAGGCGGAGGTCAGATGGGGCACCAGGATGGGATGGCCGGGCAGGGCGCCGAGTATCAAGATGGAGATATGTTTGGGTTTAATTTTGAAGCTTTCATTAATCAGATGGGCGGACAAGCTTAG
- a CDS encoding uncharacterized protein (Similar to TIGR gene model, INSD accession AAW46043.1) translates to MTSATGVIIYKAFAPTIKIMICITIGFVLTKKGLFAPANAKGVNILSLNVGLPALVFGSMVSAFTSENIKAFGPLILIAVLYMILGFICAWFVREFFFVPPDFRYGILVMGALSNWGNLPTAVVQTLAKSAPFDPDTDVELGVAYIAVFVLAMNVCLFPMGLHKVCAWDFRQENLIKPRPLPVKERWGKRLRSIKGVFRKDKKAKKEDDINDEKIEEIANGIPSPEAETHKSKTSIDFDERGEEPSEMIQRARFAGGADVARKKSRASSFHSMMETTRSIPATAPLDASGIAEPCLVPSTTNRDHILPVDSRRIEPCQYHHPVTPAPSIHKPSWGQRLLKLAKEFVMPLTVAIILGIICSVISPIKALFVPVDGWSGTRIPYAPDGKPPLSFITDTATFLGGMSIPAGLILLGASFGRLKMPKKWSDIPVGAIIAMTAFKMIIIPVFGVFVVQAFRDDTGLYPREDKMRTFVSILLAGTPAAVNQLVITQLYNPEGTADTLSSFLALQYVLMPILSTILAAVALYVAEQV, encoded by the exons ATGACCTCTGCTACTGGTGTAATTATTTACAAGG CGTTCGCGCCAACCATCAAAATAATGATATGTATAACGATCGGCTTCGTGTTGACCAAAAAGGGCCTATTTGCCCCTGCAAATGCAAAGGGTGTCAACATCTTGAGTCTT AATGTCGGTCTCCCTGCACTTGTTTTCGGCTCGATGGTATCTGCCTTCACATCTGAAAATATTAAGGCCTTTGGACCTTTAATTCTCATTGCGGTTTTATATATGATCTTGGGTTTCATCTGTGCGTGGTTCGTTCGCGAGTTTTTCTTCGTCCCGCCAGATTTCCGTTATGGCATTCTTGTT ATGGGAGCACTCTCCAACTGGG GTAATTTACCTACAGCAGTCGTACAGACGCTTGCGAAAAGTGCACCATTCGATCCCGATACGGATGTCGAGTTAGGTGTTGCATACATTGC CGTTTTTGTTCTCGCCATGAACGTCTGCTTGTTCCCAATGGGACTTCACAAG GTATGCGCTTGGGACTTTCGACAAGAGAACCTTATCAAACCTCGTCCACTTCCAGTAAAAGAACGTTGGGGAAAACGACTTCGCTCTATCAAAGGGGTGTTCAGGAAGGATAAAAAGGccaagaaggaagatgacaTTAACGACGAAAAAATAGAGGAAATCGCCAACGGAATCCCATCTCCAGAGGCTGAAACTCACAAGTCGAAGACAAGTATCGATTTTGATGAGCGGGGAGAGGAGCCTTCAGAAATGATCCAACGGGCGCGTTTCGCTGGCGGAGCTGATGTTGCCCGGAAGAAATCTCGAGCGTCTTCCTTCCATTCTATGATGGAGACTACCCGATCTATTCCTGCTACCGCCCCGCTTGACGCTAGCGGTATTGCCGAACCATGCCTTGTTCCGTCTACAACCAACCGCGATCATATCTTACCTGTAGACTCCCGACGGATTGAGCCTTGCCAGTACCACCACCCTGTCACTCCTGCTCCTTCTATACACAAACCTTCCTGGGGTCAGAGACTGCTCAAGCTCGCCAAGGAATTTGTCATGCCCTTAACGGTTGCGATCATCTTGGGTATCATATGCTCCGTCATTTCGCCTATCAAAGCGCTTTTCGTGCCTGTGGATGGGTGGTCCGGCACAAGAATACCTTATGCGCCAGATGGAAAACCTCCATTGTCTTTTATTACGGACACAGCGACCTTTCTGG GTGGTATGAGTATTCCGGCTGGTTTGATTTTGCTTGGTGCCAGTTTTGGGAGGTTGAAGATGCCCAAGAAATGGAGCGATATACCAGTTGGCGCTATTATT GCTATGACGGCTTTCAAGA TGATAATAATCCCTGTTTTCGGAGT GTTTGTCGTCCAAGCTTTCAGAGACGACACTGGACTATACCCTCGTGAAGACAAGA TGCGAACATTTGTTAGCATCCTTCTTGCAGGCACGCCAGCTGCAGTTAATCAGCTTGTTATTACGCAACTGTACAATCCGGAAGGTACTGCGGACACGTTATCAAGTTTCTTGGCTTTGCAGT ATGTTCTCATGCCTATCTTGTCGAC TATATTAGCCGCAGTGGCGTTGTATGTCGCGGAACAAGTTTGA
- a CDS encoding mitochondrion protein, putative (Similar to TIGR gene model, INSD accession AAW46040.1), which translates to MLSLLTAGGQPIATRTFQRSVYGALSRSVTATYRPVLARPLTNQATSSGVLAALTASNPAHQRDLETSKRSRNAIHLALRLPVVKRSLHTSRISRNTPQAGTPSIPPTRPSISHRRLRRLRNLLILLSLLSILYYTYPPFRHTTIAVVRCARVMKAVSIDVWDYKQVFAAEERLGAAGRELTDEEIKLKRRARRACHRRSAERLLEALKKNSGIYVKLGQHVAAVQVLPKEWTETMRPLQDQCFPTPVERTDEMLREDLGMGIDDMFADFEPNPIGVASLAQVHRAVDKRTGRRVAVKVQHADLQEFAAVDMATVNFAIHFVKYIFPDFEFSWLGEEMNVMLPLEMDFRHEAANSARCMGDFLHLKGKTSLYLPEVFWAERRCMVMEFIEGGRVDDLMYLKKHKIDRNQVSQELARIFSQMVYINGYFHADPHHGNLLIRPKAPGSISPFNFDVCLLDHGQYFDVPDDLRVNYAHFWLSLIKSTSKKTIAERRHYARLVGNIDDDMYPILESAITGQINMADESNTHDSANDPRPTSLLDSKIFDKDQIRKLRTAMLEREGLIASVFELLRVVPRRMLMILKLSDLQRSLDQSLATTHGQSRVFIIVARYCAKAVWQADYADFRKTLSTSGFSLGLFKNFIGSFFDYAYWNATLGLVELGLDARARSIKIALWFDGLVKGGLKAAEAEMAGLSLDGAIPATV; encoded by the exons ATGCTTTCCCTCCTTACCGCAGGAGGACAGCCCATCGCCACGAGGACTTTTCAGCGCTCCGTCTATGGGGCATTGAGCCGTTCAGTGACGGCAACCTATCGACCAGTCCTCGCGCGGCCATTGACAAATCAAGCGACGTCGAGTGGCGTGTTGGCGGCGTTGACAGCTTCAAATCCGGCTCATCAAAGAGACCTTGAGACTTCAAAAAGATCGCGGAATGCCATCCATTTGGCCTTACGCTTACCAGTGGTTAAGAGGAGCTTGCACACCTCTCGAATCTCAAGGAATACTCCTCAAGCCGGCACTCCCTCCATTCCACCCACTCGTCCATCCATTTCCCATCGGCGTCTTCGCAGACTCCGAAATTTGCTgatcctcctctccttgCTCTCTATCCTCTATTACACATATCCCCCCTTTCGCCATACAACCATCGCTGTCGTTCGTTGCGCGAGGGTGATGAAGGCAGTCTCTATCGATGTATGGGACTACAAGCAGGTTTTTGCTGCCGAAGAACGACTAGGAGCGGCAGGCAGGGAGCTCACGGATGAGGAGATAAAGTTGAAGAGAAGAGCTAGAAGAGCGTGTCACAGACGCAGTGCGGAGAGGTTGTTGGAGGCGCTCAAGAAGAATTCGGGTATTTACGTGAAACTGGGGCAACATGTTGCCGCTGTGCAAGTTTTGCCGAAAGAATGGACGGAAACGATGAGGCCATTACAGGATCAGTGTTTCCCGACGCCTGTTGAGAGAACAGATGAGATGTTACGTGAGGATTTAGGGATGGGGATTGACGACATGTTTGCAGACTTTGAGCCCAACCCTATCGGAGTTGCCTCTCTTGCTCAGGTTCATCGTGCAGTCGACAAGCGAACAGGTCGAAGGGTAGCGGTCAAAGTCCAACATGCTGATTTACAAGAATTCGCCGCTGTGGACATGGCCACTGTCAATTTTGCAATCCATTTTGTGAAATACATCTTCCCCGATTTTGAGTTCAGTTGGTTAGGGGAAGAGATGAACGTGATGCTGCCGCTCGAGATGGATTTCAGGCATGAAGCGGCCAACTCTGCCAGATGTATGGGTGACTTCTTGCACCTCAAGGGGAAAACCAGTCTCTACCTTCCCGAAGTTTTTTGGGCGGAGAGGAGATGTATGGTCATGGAGTTCATTGAAGGCGGGCGAGTGGATGATTTGATGTACCTCAAGAAACACAAGATTGACCGTAATCAAGTATCCCAAGAACTCGCTAGGATTTTTAGCCAGATGGTGTATATCAATGGCTATTTCCACGCCGACCCCCATCATGGGAACCTTTTGATCCGACCAAAAGCCCCTGGTTCCATATCGCCTTTCAATTTTGACGTCTGTCTTCTCGATCATGGACAATACTTTGATGTACCGGATGATCTTCGAGTGAATTACGCGCATTTTTGGTTATCCCTTATCAAATCCACGTCCAAAAAGACAATTGCCGAGAGACGGCATTATGCCAGGCTTGTAGGGAACATTGACGATGATATG TACCCGATACTGGAATCCGCTATTACCGGCCAAATTAATATGGCCGATGAAAGCAACACCCACGATTCAGCCAACGATCCTCGACCCACTTCGTTGCTCGATTCCAAAATCTTTGATAAGGATCAAATACGAAAGTTGAGGACTGCAATGTTagaaagagaaggattGATCGCTTCCGTCTTTGAACTGTTACGAGTAGTTCCTAG GCGTATGTTGATGATCCTCAAACTGTCAGACTTGCAACGATCACTGGACCAGAGTCTTGCTACCACGCATGGACAAAGCCGAGTCTTTATTATCGTTGCTCGCTACTGTGCCAAGGCTG TCTGGCAAGCCGATTATGCTGACTTCCGCAAAACTTTATCTACCAGTGGCTTTTCCCTCGGCCTGTTCAAAAACTTTATTGGCTCATTCTTCGATTACGCGTATTGGAATGCCACGCTGGGCTTAGTGGAGCTTGGGTTGGACGCTCGAGCGAGGTCCATCAAGATTGCATTGTGGTTCGATGGTTTAGTGAAGGGTGGTCTGAAAGCAGCGGAGGCGGAGATGGCGGGGTTGTCATTGGATGGTGCGATACCTGCGACAGTATAG
- a CDS encoding uncharacterized protein (Similar to TIGR gene model, INSD accession AAW46042.1): MSANSLVTAITHNIPFFLRAPAEALIGEECYNTLVYDFNITDGECLKYALSKGLGFGIVIGGSIVKIPQIIKIVSDQSARGLSLSAYALETVAYAINLAYNSRNAFPFSTYGETFFLAIQNVIITLLIIHLAPQKGAVIGAKPLSSKQNTNRTKVLTGAVITAATGFFLWSEIFCPLSLLSILQAVTLPLSLISKAPQILTNYKYRSTGNLSAFAVFNNFLGCVARVFTTKQEVDDPLIFWGFASAAVLNAVLAVQMIMYWKDNEEKEEEVRRHNASEKGLPDVLERTGGILEVDTGKRWSRKLD, from the exons ATGTCCGCCAATTCCTTGGTCACAGCAATCACCCACAACATCCCATTCTTCTTGAGAGCGCCAGCAGAAGCCCTTATAGGAGAAGAATGCTACAACACCCTCGTGTACGATTTCAACATCACAGACGGCGAATGTCTCAAGTACGCTTTGTCTAAAGGCTTGGGGTTTGGGATCGTCATTGGAGGCAGTATCGTCAAGATCCCTCAG ATCATCAAAATTGTATCTGATCAGTCTGCAAGAGGACTATCACTCTCTGCTTAT GCTCTCGAGACAGTCGCCTATGCTATCAACCTTGCTTACAACTCCCGAAATGCATTCCCCTTCTCCACGTATGGCGAAACCTTCTTTCTCGCTATCCAAAACGTTATTATCACCCTTCTTATCATTCACCTGGCACCTCAAAAAGGAGCGGTTATTGGAGCCAAACCTCTTTCTTCCAAGCAAAATACCAATCGTACAAAGGTCTTGACTGGCGCTGTAATCACTGCTGCTACAGGATTCTTCCTTTGGTCCGAAATATTCTGTCCTTTGAGCCTTC TCTCGATCCTTCAAGCTGTCACCCTTCCTCTGTCTTTAATTTCCAAGGCCCCTCAAATCTTGACCAACTACAAGTACCGCTCTACCGGTAACCTCTCCGCTTTTGCGGTGTTCAACAATTTCCTCGGCTGTGTCGCCCGTGTATTCACAACAAAGCAAGAAGTTGACGACCCCCTCATTTTCTGGGGGTTCGCAAGTGCTGCTGTGCTTAACGCAGTATTAGCGGTGCAGATGATCATGTATTGGAAGGACAatgaggagaaagaagaggaggtgAGAAGACATAACGCATCAGAAAAGGGCCTGCCAGACGTTCTGGAGAGAACGGGTGGTATCTTGGAAGTTGATACGGGGAAGAGATGGTCGAGGAAGCTTGATTAG